The segment AGTACCTTTGAGATGGAAGATTAAAAGTAGAGAAGCATACAGCAACAATGTTCATTTGATTTATGGAACACGAATATAAAAGTTtggggaaattaattttttatttattatgtactatatgccaggcaatgCTTAACCTAATGTGTAAGTAGTACTTGATTTACTGCTACCTGTTACCCAGCATAAGAGATAGCATTCCCTCAgtagcagaggaggaggaaactgaactTTACAAAAACTTTTCTAAGACGACTGacctaaagataaaaaaaatacctcccaAAGAAAGCAGTTGTTAgctttcttgaaaacagaaaacaaaacaaaacaaaaattgtaatACTGGGCATTAAATGACCAACATCAAAACCAGGACTGCCATTTGGATTGAACAAGTTTATTAGGTCACAGAAACGAACTCTAGCATGGACATCATCAAGGCAGTCGCTGTGACACCATCATCCAGATGAGGGCGGAACTGTGGGGTCACAGGTGAATTTCACCATCTTCCACTCCACGAGGTAAATCCAGGAATGTGTAGGTTAGGCTGTAGGCAGCAACAGACCTACTAGACTTTCATCCTGCAGGATATCGTCACCCAAGGGAAAGGCTCAGAACGTGTGGGGCTCAGAATTGGTGAATCCCACGTCCAGGTGTAGAGGGTGAGAGTCTCCCACGGTGCCCTCATTACTAGTAGCCACAGCCAGAGCCACAGCCATGGAGAGAGTGGGAGCGATATCCATAGCCACAGCCATAGCAGGAGCCATAGCCACAGCCCAGGCCTCCGTAGCCACAGCCTCCGTAGCCACAGCCTCCATAGCCGCAGCCTCCATAGCCGCAGCCTCCATAGCCACTGCCTCCATAGCCACAGCCTCCATAGCCGCAGCCTCCATAGCCGCAGCCTCCATAGCCGCAGCCTCCATAGCCACAGCCTCCATAGCCGCAGCCTCTGTAAGAGTTTCCGTAGTAGCTTCCACACATGGTGTTGGCTGTTGAGGTTGTGCTTgggtagagaaggagagaagtgTCACTTCACTGTGGACGATTCCCCTACAGAGGGCCTTTTATATGCCCTCAGTGTGAGTGGGACCCACCACACAAGTCAGGCCACTGGATAATTTGCAAGACCTCTCTGAGTAATTTGTTCACTCCTGGTTTTAGGGTATGGCTTCAGGGGTAATGAAGACATTTGCTGTAACAACAGCCACAACCTGAATCATTTGTGAATCATTAATAAGAATCAATTGTCTCATCTTCAAAACCTTACTTACACAAGACCTTCAAATTAGCAATTTGTAACCAGCCTTTATGATAAGAAACAACATTTGTAGTAAACATTCTGGGCTCCAAACAACCaatttttttacccttttttgGCTGACATCCAACAGGCCATAATAATCTACCTTCATTTGAGATTCTCCATCTCTTCTGTTCCaaactcgtttttttttttttcctctttagggattttccatattttcacATGAGAGATGGTTTACTAGGAAAAGCCAAAAGGTATCACTCAATTTCATGAGACCATCGACAAAAAGCCAACAGTTTGAAATTCGGGACCACCAGTCCCGGGAAGACCgggcttttctttttcacttacattaatatttccttttatgattcatttttaaaacatcaatttttttcaCGGTTTCAAATTTATGTCTGCATCTATagccagaaaacagaaatgagattttatttaatttataaaattgcattttcatgaaagagttttctttaaaatccaACACATTTGTAATGTTTGTGTTTTGACTCAAAGGTGAATAtaggcatttctttctttaaaataacaatactGGCAGAGATATCTTTCACGGTGCTAATAGCGTTTCAACAACAAGCAATGACGTCTTGGTAAAATATCTTGGATTATGAGAAACGTTAATACGTTTCTAATGCCCAGTGTTTTTTAATGCAATGAGACTCTGAGCTTACTGCAATAATTAAGAGAAATAGCTCTCTGAACTTGTGTTCTTAGTAAGATTAATTCATAAGAGTCAGTAGAGCATAATAGAGAAGAATGAAACTTCTGAAATCAGctctctgggttcaaatcttacCCCTATCACTTATAGCTTTGTGACTTTAACAGTAGGCTCCGCTTGTATGTGGGATGGTAACAGTAACACCTACCCCACGAGACAATTTTGAAGAGTCAAATTAGCTAGTGTGTGTCAAGCACTTACAACACtgtctggcacgtagtaggtactAGAATATCCTTTGCtcttattatcatttatttcatctccaaactgttttcctggCTATAAGCTTTAGTGGAGAGCGGATGAGTTGAACAAGAGCGGTCAGACATACTTAAGTCCTCATGTAGGGGTCTTGGGTcattgcaaaggaaaaagaaacccctACATGAAGGCTCTGCATCTAAAAGtagagaaaggggcacctgggtggctcagtcggttaagcgtccgacttcagctccggttatgatctcatggttcatcagtttgagccccacacagcctggagcctgctttggattctgtgtctccctctctctctgccccttctctactcaagctctgtatctctctctctctctctctctctctctctctgtctct is part of the Prionailurus viverrinus isolate Anna chromosome C2, UM_Priviv_1.0, whole genome shotgun sequence genome and harbors:
- the LOC125174555 gene encoding keratin-associated protein 6-3-like; this translates as MEFYEITKIVQTLIDSNRFGLINNNLKFICPLQMKKLLSLALEKHNTTSTANTMCGSYYGNSYRGCGYGGCGYGGCGYGGCGYGGCGYGGCGYGGSGYGGCGYGGCGYGGCGYGGCGYGGLGCGYGSCYGCGYGYRSHSLHGCGSGCGY